The following are from one region of the Methanobacterium veterum genome:
- a CDS encoding 60S ribosomal export protein NMD3 gives MFCPNCGKTEEKLFDNLCKSCFLEDVVLAEVPDQIEITICAHCESRLEKGKWHDLEISDEEVILNTLNDNITLNKYAEDVEIDLELILERGSTLEFIVHITGSILGEIIEQDYKLNVKINRNVCPECSKYMSGYYEAVIQLRADNRNPDEEEINSIDMLVADSINKISKKNKMAYIAERFVLKEGIDYYVGSQKVAKRLSNILKDHFGGVIKESPRLMGRDKSAGKDLYRTWISFRIPYFRVNDFVKYGNILGQVTSIEGKRISVHDLVSQSQTSIQWRDYDKIETVAKKEDIKETTVTAKSPNSIQILHPVSYEPLDIDINPEIADVEIGSQVPVVEIEGNVYILGNFKNN, from the coding sequence ATGTTCTGTCCAAATTGTGGAAAAACTGAAGAGAAACTTTTTGATAATCTCTGTAAATCCTGTTTTTTAGAAGATGTTGTTTTAGCTGAGGTTCCTGATCAAATAGAAATAACAATATGTGCCCACTGCGAATCTCGCCTTGAGAAAGGAAAATGGCATGATTTAGAAATATCAGACGAAGAAGTTATACTCAACACGTTAAATGACAATATAACATTAAACAAATATGCCGAAGATGTTGAAATTGATCTTGAACTGATTTTAGAACGAGGATCTACCCTTGAATTTATTGTACATATCACAGGATCTATTTTAGGGGAAATAATCGAGCAAGACTATAAGTTAAATGTTAAAATCAATAGAAATGTCTGCCCAGAATGCAGTAAATACATGTCAGGATACTATGAGGCCGTAATTCAACTAAGGGCAGATAACAGAAATCCCGACGAAGAAGAGATAAACTCCATTGACATGCTCGTCGCAGACAGTATCAATAAAATTTCAAAGAAGAACAAAATGGCATATATAGCAGAGCGCTTCGTGCTTAAAGAAGGAATAGATTACTATGTTGGTTCTCAGAAGGTTGCTAAAAGATTATCGAATATCTTGAAGGACCACTTTGGTGGAGTTATTAAAGAATCACCTCGGCTAATGGGCCGTGACAAATCTGCTGGAAAAGACCTTTACAGGACATGGATTTCTTTTAGAATACCTTATTTCAGAGTTAATGACTTTGTTAAATATGGAAATATTTTAGGTCAGGTTACAAGTATAGAAGGTAAACGAATTTCAGTCCATGATTTAGTTTCGCAAAGCCAGACCTCAATCCAGTGGCGTGATTACGATAAAATAGAAACAGTTGCAAAGAAAGAAGATATTAAGGAAACAACTGTAACTGCAAAATCTCCAAATTCAATTCAGATACTTCATCCCGTTTCATATGAACCGTTAGATATAGATATAAATCCTGAAATTGCTGATGTTGAAATTGGGTCTCAAGTACCTGTAGTTGAAATAGAAGGGAATGTTTATATTTTAGGGAACTTTAAAAATAATTAA
- the tmk gene encoding dTMP kinase gives MYICLEGIDGSGKSTQILLLEEWLNECGFEVMRVFEPTDSDTGRLIRKMLRDPDATGENFQKTLALLFAADRMVLMDEIEAAEESGKIVISDRCFYSSIVYQNDPSWLYELNKFVKIPDMVILLDLDVETALKRCDGKDSFENKIFLEKIRERYLDLAEKNDFFVINANNGINKVYDEMKRVISPKIGRCV, from the coding sequence ATGTATATATGTTTAGAAGGCATTGACGGCTCGGGAAAATCAACACAAATTCTTCTTCTTGAGGAATGGCTCAATGAATGCGGATTTGAAGTTATGCGGGTTTTTGAACCCACTGATTCTGATACTGGGAGATTAATAAGGAAAATGCTCAGGGATCCTGACGCAACTGGAGAAAATTTCCAGAAAACATTGGCTCTTTTATTTGCTGCCGACCGCATGGTACTTATGGATGAAATCGAGGCTGCAGAAGAATCTGGTAAAATTGTAATAAGTGACAGGTGTTTTTATTCGAGTATTGTTTATCAAAATGACCCTTCATGGCTTTACGAATTAAATAAATTTGTTAAAATACCGGACATGGTAATATTGCTTGATCTGGATGTTGAAACTGCTCTTAAGCGGTGCGATGGTAAAGATAGCTTTGAAAATAAGATCTTTCTTGAAAAAATAAGGGAAAGATACCTTGACCTTGCAGAAAAGAATGATTTCTTTGTTATAAATGCAAATAATGGAATTAACAAAGTTTATGATGAAATGAAGAGGGTAATATCTCCTAAAATTGGTAGATGTGTTTAG
- a CDS encoding translation initiation factor IF-2 subunit beta → MSDYDKLLDRAIDQLPQKVFETKRFSVPKAYSVIQGNRTIIQNFKDITEALNRDPQHVLKFLLRELGTAGNLEGSRAIMQGKFTHYLINERIDDYVKRFIMCHECNRPDTKIVREDRVFLLKCEACGAKAPLKTL, encoded by the coding sequence ATGAGCGATTACGATAAATTATTAGATAGAGCTATAGACCAGTTACCCCAAAAGGTTTTTGAAACAAAACGATTTAGCGTTCCTAAAGCATATTCAGTAATTCAGGGAAACAGGACAATTATACAGAACTTTAAAGATATTACAGAAGCATTAAACAGGGACCCTCAGCATGTTCTCAAATTTTTACTCAGAGAATTAGGAACTGCAGGGAATTTAGAAGGAAGCAGAGCTATAATGCAGGGTAAATTTACACACTACCTCATAAATGAAAGAATAGACGACTATGTAAAAAGATTTATCATGTGCCACGAGTGTAACAGGCCAGATACCAAGATAGTCCGAGAAGACCGTGTATTTTTACTTAAATGCGAAGCATGTGGTGCTAAAGCTCCACTTAAGACATTATAA
- a CDS encoding tyrosine--tRNA ligase has protein sequence MDIDNTIDMIERGTLEIISHDELKEKLQKDSPVAYIGYEPSGKVHLGHAITVKKMIDLQKAGFKIKILLADLHAYLNEKGTLEEIKEIADYMRKCFLAFGLSEETEFILGSSFQTSEEYTCKIYQLALSTTLARAKRSMAQITRHETDHRVAEVIYPLMQVIDMLFLDVDVALGGMEQRKIHMLARENLPKVGSSVPVIIHTPLLHGTDGSEKMSSSKENFIAIDDSPETIKKKIKNSFCPAGEVEGNPIIEIAKHFIYDHKDTMLIERPPKFGGNLELSYNELLESYKDGKLHPLDLKNTVTNELIEILEPVRNYFE, from the coding sequence ATGGACATAGATAATACAATAGACATGATAGAAAGAGGAACACTGGAAATAATATCCCACGATGAACTTAAAGAAAAACTTCAAAAAGATTCTCCTGTAGCTTATATCGGTTATGAACCCTCGGGAAAAGTCCATCTTGGACATGCTATCACCGTTAAAAAGATGATAGACCTGCAGAAAGCAGGGTTCAAAATTAAAATTCTTCTTGCAGACCTCCATGCATATTTAAATGAAAAGGGAACCCTTGAAGAAATTAAGGAAATTGCAGATTACATGAGGAAATGTTTCCTTGCCTTTGGATTGAGTGAAGAAACTGAATTCATTTTAGGTTCCAGTTTCCAAACATCAGAAGAATACACCTGTAAAATATACCAGCTTGCACTTTCAACTACTCTTGCACGTGCAAAACGAAGTATGGCACAGATAACAAGACATGAAACTGATCACCGCGTTGCAGAAGTAATATATCCTCTTATGCAGGTTATAGACATGCTGTTTTTAGATGTTGATGTTGCACTTGGTGGAATGGAACAGAGAAAAATACATATGCTTGCAAGGGAAAACCTACCGAAAGTAGGGTCTTCTGTACCAGTTATAATCCACACACCACTTCTCCATGGAACTGACGGCTCTGAAAAGATGTCTTCAAGTAAAGAAAATTTCATAGCTATTGATGATTCTCCCGAAACTATAAAAAAGAAGATTAAAAACAGTTTCTGCCCAGCAGGAGAAGTGGAAGGAAATCCGATAATTGAAATAGCAAAACACTTCATATATGACCATAAAGACACCATGTTAATTGAAAGACCTCCTAAATTTGGAGGAAATCTTGAATTAAGTTACAATGAGCTTTTAGAGTCATATAAAGATGGAAAATTACATCCCCTTGACCTCAAAAATACAGTAACAAATGAATTAATTGAAATTTTAGAACCTGTAAGAAACTATTTTGAATAG